From a single Gavia stellata isolate bGavSte3 chromosome 5, bGavSte3.hap2, whole genome shotgun sequence genomic region:
- the SPEF1 gene encoding LOW QUALITY PROTEIN: sperm flagellar protein 1 (The sequence of the model RefSeq protein was modified relative to this genomic sequence to represent the inferred CDS: substituted 1 base at 1 genomic stop codon), protein MAGGGAADELRALYRWLDAVPLSRPRRNIARDFSDGVLAAEVVKFFFPAMVQLHSYVPASSTPQKLANWGHLNRKVLSKLNFSIPGDVVRQVVQCQPGTVEQVLLLLRQKIEEKQKQRQNKVVPGPGQEPGVRAALEEISYLETGYSKAKSCAGGGCAQESPRADRXGLMAPPGDTAILLQLAEKEQALLLAQETIQILQLKVGRLEQLLHLKNVRIDDLSRRLQEAQCQQR, encoded by the exons atggcgggcggcggggcggcggacGAGCTGCGGGCCCTCTACCGCTGGCTGGACGCCGTGCCGCTCTCCCGGCCACGCAGGAATATCGCCCGAGACTTCAGCGACGGGG TGCTGGCAGCCGAGGTGGTGAAGTTCTTCTTCCCCGCCATGGTGCAGCTGCACAGCTACGTGCCCGCTAGCTCCACGCCACAGAAACTCGCCAACTGGGGCCATCTCAACAG GAAAGTGCTGAGTAAGCTGAACTTCTCCATCCCGGGTGACGTGGTCCGGCAGGTTGTGCAGTGCCAGCCGGGCACGGTGGAGCaggtgctgctcctgctgcGGCAGAAGATcgaggagaagcagaagcagaggcagAACAAGGTGGTGCCTGGCCCAGGCCAG GAGCCGGGCGTACGGGCAGCGCTGGAAGAGATCAGTTACCTGGAGACGG gCTACTCAAAGGCGAAGAGCTGCGCAGGTGGAGGCTGCGCCCAGGAGTCTCCCAGGGCTGACAGGTAAGGGCTGATG GCTCCCCCGGGGGACACTGCcatcctcctgcagctggcggagaaggAGCAGGCCCTGCTCCTGGCGCAGGAGACCATCCAG ATCCTGCAGCTGAAGGTGGGGAGactggagcagctgctgcatctCAAGAACGTGCGGATAGACGACCTCAGCCGGCGTCTGCAGGAAGCCCAGTGCCAACAGCGGTGA